In Streptomyces sp. NBC_00483, a single window of DNA contains:
- a CDS encoding alpha/beta fold hydrolase, with protein sequence MPYLSQTLLAFLEALVYRSIKVAAAAVMFCAAGAVAGGGIVGYGNVGAKAQSLSESVADAVQGKGVSSGGDSFLGTKKVRVDGNSVNVSCSGRSTGRTPAVMLMAGGGDGLDTMAGLQKTLSKKARVCSYDRLGEGKSDKPKGAQTVDDSGKILTGVLDRIVGDGPVGLAGHSMGGFIAARYAPDHRDRVKGLVHLDATIPALTAGINKAIPAFATDAAAELRDQTIAVNKGQNPEKFVIDDGEVRSPRSSISTAAGSGHYIHVDRPDIAVKAVQRVTAQAAAHQ encoded by the coding sequence ATGCCGTATCTCTCCCAGACCTTGCTCGCCTTCCTGGAGGCCCTCGTGTACCGCTCGATCAAGGTGGCTGCCGCTGCCGTCATGTTCTGCGCGGCAGGCGCCGTGGCCGGTGGGGGCATTGTCGGATACGGGAATGTCGGAGCCAAGGCGCAGTCGCTGTCGGAGTCCGTCGCGGACGCGGTGCAGGGCAAGGGGGTGTCCAGTGGTGGGGACTCGTTCCTGGGGACCAAGAAGGTCCGTGTCGACGGTAACTCGGTCAACGTCTCGTGTTCCGGTCGATCGACGGGCCGTACGCCCGCGGTCATGCTGATGGCCGGCGGGGGAGACGGGCTGGACACGATGGCCGGTCTACAGAAGACCCTGAGTAAAAAGGCTCGGGTCTGCTCCTACGACCGGCTCGGCGAGGGCAAGAGCGACAAGCCGAAGGGCGCCCAGACCGTCGACGACAGCGGCAAGATCCTGACGGGCGTGCTCGACCGGATCGTCGGGGACGGTCCGGTCGGCCTGGCCGGTCACTCCATGGGCGGGTTCATCGCGGCCCGGTACGCCCCCGATCACCGGGACCGGGTCAAGGGGCTGGTCCATCTGGACGCCACGATCCCGGCTCTGACCGCCGGTATCAACAAGGCGATTCCTGCGTTTGCGACCGACGCCGCAGCCGAACTGCGCGACCAGACCATCGCGGTGAACAAGGGTCAGAACCCGGAGAAGTTCGTGATCGACGATGGCGAGGTGCGCTCCCCGCGCAGCAGCATCAGCACCGCCGCCGGAAGCGGGCACTACATCCACGTCGACCGACCTGACATCGCCGTCAAGGCCGTCCAGCGTGTCACCGCGCAGGCCGCGGCCCACCAATAG
- a CDS encoding NADPH:quinone reductase has translation MKAIVYSSNGDSEVLKVEERPVPDPGPGEVRVEVHVSGVNPTDWKVRAGVSGQLGDGESQVPNQDGAGRIDAVGAGVDPARIGERVWLYLSAAGRPDGGTAQEYLTIPAERAVPLPDNAGYDLGAALGVPALTAHRALTLAADGPDRLAPGVLDGRTVLIAGGAGAVGNAAIQLARWAGATVITTISSPEKADLAKAAGAHHIVNYRTQDAAKVILDLAPDGVDLVAEVAPAVNAELNLAVTRNNATIAFYANNGGDELRLPLRATFGRNLDWHGLSLYTVPADAMRDGVAAVSEAVAAGALRAGTEAGLPLLRFPLEQTSKAHEAVEGGAVGKVLIDVRAAE, from the coding sequence ATGAAGGCCATCGTGTACAGCAGCAACGGCGACTCCGAAGTTCTGAAGGTGGAGGAGCGCCCCGTCCCCGACCCCGGTCCCGGCGAGGTCCGGGTCGAGGTCCATGTCTCCGGGGTCAACCCCACCGACTGGAAGGTCCGGGCAGGGGTGTCCGGTCAGCTCGGGGACGGCGAGAGTCAGGTGCCCAACCAGGACGGTGCGGGCCGGATCGACGCGGTCGGCGCGGGAGTCGACCCCGCGCGGATCGGGGAGCGGGTGTGGCTGTACCTGTCCGCGGCCGGGCGCCCCGACGGCGGCACGGCCCAGGAGTACCTGACCATCCCGGCCGAGCGGGCGGTGCCGCTCCCGGACAACGCCGGCTACGACCTGGGCGCGGCGCTCGGCGTCCCGGCGCTCACAGCCCACCGTGCCCTGACCCTCGCCGCCGACGGACCGGACCGGTTGGCGCCGGGGGTGCTTGACGGACGGACCGTGCTGATCGCCGGAGGAGCGGGCGCGGTCGGCAACGCGGCGATCCAACTGGCCCGTTGGGCCGGGGCGACGGTCATCACGACCATCAGTTCCCCGGAGAAGGCCGACCTGGCGAAGGCCGCCGGCGCCCACCACATCGTCAACTACCGTACGCAGGACGCCGCCAAGGTCATCCTCGACCTGGCGCCGGACGGGGTCGACCTCGTCGCCGAAGTCGCCCCGGCGGTCAACGCCGAACTGAACCTGGCGGTCACCAGGAACAACGCAACGATCGCCTTCTACGCCAACAACGGCGGCGACGAACTCCGGCTGCCGCTCCGCGCGACCTTCGGCCGGAACCTGGACTGGCACGGCCTGTCCCTCTACACCGTCCCGGCCGACGCGATGCGCGACGGCGTGGCCGCCGTCTCGGAGGCCGTCGCGGCCGGCGCGCTGCGGGCAGGTACGGAGGCCGGTCTGCCGCTGCTCCGCTTCCCGTTGGAGCAGACGTCGAAGGCGCACGAGGCGGTCGAGGGCGGTGCCGTGGGGAAGGTCCTCATCGACGTCAGGGCGGCCGAGTAG
- a CDS encoding acyl-CoA dehydrogenase family protein produces the protein MDFELTTQQQDIQSGVRDLARSFHPDYWAQQDQRAEFPWQFYEAFAKAGWLGIAVPEEYGGGGLGVLEAALLLEEVAASGAGMNGCSTMHLTIFGLNVLAKHGSEQLRREVLPQAVTGDLHVCFGVTEPDAGTDTTRVSTFARRDGDHYVIDGRKIWITKAGDSQKMVLLARTTPRNEVTKPTDGLSVFLVDIDRTAMDIRPIPKMGRNAVASNEIFIDGLRVPATARIGEEGQGFRYLLDGLNPERILLAHEALGIGRAALDVATQYAKDRVVFDRPIGRNQGIAFPLAEALTRLDAARLMARNAAWRYDQGLHCAREANMAKWLCADAGFQAADASVQTLGGMGYAKEYHVERYFRESRLMRLAPVSQEMVLNYVAQHVLGLPRSY, from the coding sequence ATGGACTTCGAACTGACCACACAGCAGCAGGACATCCAGTCGGGAGTCCGTGACCTGGCCCGGTCCTTCCACCCCGACTACTGGGCGCAGCAGGACCAACGTGCCGAATTCCCCTGGCAGTTCTACGAGGCGTTCGCCAAGGCCGGCTGGCTCGGCATCGCCGTACCCGAGGAGTACGGGGGCGGCGGCCTGGGTGTCCTGGAAGCCGCTCTCCTGCTGGAAGAGGTGGCCGCCTCCGGAGCGGGCATGAACGGCTGCAGCACCATGCACCTGACCATCTTCGGGCTCAACGTCCTGGCCAAGCACGGCAGTGAGCAGCTACGCCGCGAGGTCCTGCCGCAGGCCGTCACCGGCGACCTGCACGTGTGCTTCGGAGTCACGGAACCCGACGCCGGCACCGACACCACCCGCGTCTCCACGTTCGCCCGCCGTGACGGTGACCACTACGTCATCGACGGCCGCAAGATCTGGATCACCAAGGCCGGGGACTCGCAGAAGATGGTGCTGCTGGCCCGCACCACACCCCGTAACGAGGTCACCAAGCCCACTGACGGGCTCTCCGTCTTCCTGGTCGACATCGACCGCACCGCCATGGACATCCGGCCGATCCCCAAGATGGGCCGCAATGCCGTCGCCTCCAACGAGATCTTCATCGACGGCCTGCGAGTGCCCGCCACCGCCCGCATCGGCGAGGAGGGCCAGGGATTCCGCTACCTGTTGGACGGACTCAACCCCGAACGGATCCTGCTCGCCCACGAGGCGCTCGGCATCGGCCGTGCCGCTCTGGATGTGGCGACCCAGTACGCCAAGGACCGCGTCGTCTTCGACCGCCCGATCGGCCGCAACCAGGGCATCGCCTTCCCGCTCGCCGAGGCACTCACCCGCCTGGACGCCGCCCGGCTCATGGCCCGCAACGCCGCCTGGCGCTACGACCAGGGCCTGCACTGTGCCCGCGAGGCGAACATGGCCAAGTGGCTGTGCGCCGACGCCGGTTTCCAGGCCGCTGACGCCTCCGTCCAGACACTGGGCGGCATGGGATACGCGAAGGAATACCACGTCGAGCGGTACTTCCGGGAGTCCCGGCTCATGCGCCTGGCCCCCGTCAGCCAGGAGATGGTCCTCAACTACGTTGCCCAGCACGTGCTCGGTCTGCCGAGGTCCTACTGA
- a CDS encoding response regulator transcription factor: protein MTEPVRVLVCDDQVLVRTGLVTIIDAQPDLEVVGECGDGKTAVDLAERLRPDVVLMDVRMPVLDGIEAPRRLAGSGVRHPVKALVVTTFNLDEYVYEALRAGASGFLLKDAPPAQLLLGIRTVATGAALLDPEVTRQLVGRYAARIRPAEDTAPDIPLTPRELEVLLLIADGLSNSEIAAALLLSQETVKTFVSRILAKLGLRDRVQAVVYAYRRGLVT from the coding sequence GTGACCGAGCCCGTCCGAGTACTGGTCTGCGACGACCAAGTACTGGTCCGCACCGGCCTGGTGACCATCATCGACGCCCAGCCCGACCTGGAAGTGGTGGGCGAGTGCGGGGACGGCAAGACGGCCGTCGACCTTGCCGAACGACTGCGTCCTGACGTCGTGTTGATGGACGTACGCATGCCGGTGCTCGACGGCATCGAGGCGCCCCGGCGGCTCGCCGGTTCCGGGGTGCGGCATCCCGTCAAGGCGCTCGTCGTCACCACGTTCAACCTGGACGAGTACGTCTACGAGGCACTGCGCGCCGGGGCGAGCGGATTCCTCCTCAAGGACGCGCCGCCGGCCCAACTGCTCCTGGGGATACGGACCGTGGCCACCGGCGCGGCCCTCCTCGACCCCGAGGTGACACGTCAGCTCGTGGGCAGATACGCCGCCCGGATCCGGCCCGCCGAGGACACCGCGCCCGACATTCCGCTGACACCGCGCGAACTGGAGGTCCTGCTCCTCATCGCGGACGGCCTGTCCAACAGCGAGATCGCCGCAGCCCTCCTGTTGAGCCAGGAGACCGTCAAGACGTTCGTCTCCCGCATCCTCGCCAAACTCGGCCTCCGCGACCGCGTCCAGGCGGTCGTCTATGCCTATCGCCGGGGGCTGGTGACCTGA
- a CDS encoding MaoC family dehydratase, translating into MTQIRTDIVMHTEQHTEITQRGLYFEELEPGVRYAHRPGRTLGEADNTFFTTLTMNPQSLHLDEHAAADTEFGKRLVNSLLTLSTVVGLSVGQLTQGTTVANLGFEQVTFPAPVFHGDTLYAETEVIAKRSSASRPDNGVVTFEHRGRNQRGELVAVVQRVALMRRTPANSAAGEGQ; encoded by the coding sequence ATGACGCAAATACGAACGGACATCGTCATGCACACCGAGCAGCACACCGAGATCACCCAGCGCGGGCTGTACTTCGAGGAACTGGAACCGGGTGTGCGCTACGCGCACCGGCCCGGACGCACCCTCGGCGAAGCCGACAACACGTTCTTCACCACGCTGACCATGAACCCCCAGAGCCTCCACCTGGACGAACACGCCGCCGCCGACACCGAGTTCGGGAAACGCCTGGTCAACAGCCTGCTCACGCTCTCCACCGTCGTGGGCCTCAGCGTCGGCCAGCTCACCCAGGGCACGACAGTCGCCAACCTGGGCTTCGAACAAGTCACCTTTCCCGCTCCGGTGTTCCACGGAGACACCCTCTACGCCGAGACCGAGGTCATCGCCAAGCGCTCGTCCGCCTCGCGCCCCGACAACGGCGTGGTCACCTTCGAGCACCGCGGCCGCAATCAGCGCGGTGAACTGGTCGCCGTCGTGCAGCGCGTGGCTCTGATGCGGCGCACCCCGGCCAACTCGGCAGCAGGGGAAGGGCAATGA
- a CDS encoding GNAT family N-acetyltransferase, with protein sequence MTSATTPVVEHRPDGQRYVITVDGEQAGLTEYRDRDEQRVFFHTEVDDRFAGQGLASNLVTEALADVRAAGKRVVPVCPYWAKYVKKREEETADVVDPVTPEIMTWLRSRIG encoded by the coding sequence ATGACATCCGCCACCACTCCGGTCGTCGAACACCGCCCCGACGGGCAGCGCTACGTCATCACGGTCGACGGCGAACAGGCCGGTCTCACCGAGTACCGCGACCGCGACGAGCAACGGGTCTTCTTCCACACCGAGGTCGACGACCGCTTCGCCGGACAGGGCCTGGCCTCGAACCTGGTGACCGAGGCCCTGGCCGACGTCCGCGCCGCCGGCAAGCGGGTGGTTCCCGTCTGCCCCTACTGGGCCAAGTACGTCAAGAAGCGCGAGGAGGAGACGGCCGACGTCGTCGACCCGGTGACCCCGGAGATCATGACGTGGCTGCGAAGCCGGATCGGCTGA
- a CDS encoding MFS transporter — translation MARTLDEERITASRAPKGVRSAVVAGSAMEWFDFYLYASMAALVFGKVFFPAGEPALATMAALGTFAVGFFARPVGGIVFGMMGDRLGRKKVLSLTFTLMGASSACIGLLPSYASIGVMAPVLLILLRLLQGLGAGAEFGGAIAVAYEHADAKSRGRQGSWPALGVNVGLLASSLTVAGLTSMNDDFLYSVGWRIPFVLSFLLVGIGLWVRRNLPETPAFQEMTHQERTRPERKKNPLIQLFRTDWRGLAVVMAITIGYNGVSYTFKTFSLSYLTDFQGVSASVGALGISIASCCSLVTVPLAGRLSDAIGSKKVVIVSAVATAALAFPFFWLLDTRNNWLIWLGLTLATGITVPALLSAQGAFLARQFPPAVRGTGLGTGREVGGAFSGGLAPLAAFAIVQASPSHATWGVSLLFLAGALFIGVGAVCDQSRRYSSDLN, via the coding sequence ATGGCACGTACGCTCGATGAAGAGCGCATCACTGCTTCGCGGGCACCGAAAGGTGTGCGCTCGGCCGTTGTCGCGGGTTCCGCGATGGAGTGGTTCGACTTCTACCTCTATGCCTCGATGGCCGCCCTGGTGTTCGGGAAGGTGTTCTTCCCCGCCGGGGAACCCGCGTTGGCCACCATGGCCGCGCTCGGCACCTTCGCGGTGGGGTTCTTCGCCCGCCCCGTTGGCGGCATCGTGTTCGGAATGATGGGCGACCGGCTGGGTCGCAAGAAGGTGTTGTCCCTGACCTTCACGCTCATGGGAGCCTCCTCCGCGTGCATCGGCCTGCTGCCGAGCTACGCCTCCATCGGTGTCATGGCCCCGGTCCTGCTCATCCTGCTGCGCCTGCTCCAAGGTCTCGGCGCGGGAGCCGAGTTCGGCGGCGCGATCGCCGTGGCGTACGAGCATGCGGACGCCAAGTCCCGCGGCCGGCAGGGGTCCTGGCCCGCGCTCGGGGTGAACGTCGGCCTGCTCGCCTCGTCCCTCACGGTCGCCGGCCTCACCAGCATGAACGATGACTTCCTGTACAGCGTCGGCTGGCGGATCCCGTTCGTCCTCAGCTTCCTCCTCGTCGGCATCGGCCTGTGGGTGCGCCGCAACCTGCCCGAGACACCCGCCTTCCAGGAGATGACACACCAGGAACGGACCCGCCCCGAGCGGAAGAAGAACCCGCTCATTCAGCTCTTCAGAACGGACTGGCGGGGCCTCGCCGTCGTCATGGCCATCACCATCGGCTACAACGGTGTCAGCTACACCTTCAAAACGTTCTCGCTGTCCTACCTCACCGACTTCCAGGGCGTCTCCGCCAGCGTCGGCGCCCTGGGCATCAGCATCGCGAGCTGCTGCTCACTCGTCACGGTGCCGCTGGCGGGCCGACTGAGCGACGCCATCGGCTCGAAGAAGGTGGTCATCGTCAGCGCCGTTGCCACCGCCGCGCTGGCCTTCCCGTTCTTCTGGCTACTGGACACGCGGAACAACTGGCTGATCTGGCTCGGACTCACGCTTGCCACCGGCATCACGGTGCCCGCGCTGCTCTCCGCCCAAGGCGCCTTCCTCGCCCGCCAGTTCCCGCCCGCGGTACGGGGGACTGGCCTGGGCACCGGGCGAGAGGTGGGCGGAGCGTTCTCCGGCGGCCTCGCGCCGCTCGCGGCCTTCGCCATCGTGCAGGCGTCACCGTCCCACGCGACGTGGGGTGTCTCGTTGCTGTTCCTTGCGGGTGCGCTGTTCATCGGCGTCGGGGCGGTCTGTGACCAGAGCAGGCGGTACAGCAGCGACTTGAACTGA
- a CDS encoding pirin family protein — protein MAAHEQTPVENHRTPVTPHQKTADTRRVELLSAREVPLGGPRAMTVRRTLPQRERGLIGAWCFADHYGRDDVTATGGMDVAPHPHIGLQTASWLFNGEIEHRDSLGTHAMVRPGELNLMTAGRGISHSEVSTPDATVLRGIQLWIALPDAHRDVAPAFRYHAPATIALDGGEARVFLGTLAGDTSPVPTYSPLLGAELVLEPGAHVTLAVDPAFEHGVLVDEGAVRVEDTLVPHAELGYLAPGGDTITLTNDASGPTRLLLLGGTPFGEEIVMWWNFIGRSHEDIVAARADWEAGAERFGTVSGYPGNRLPAPELPNSRLKARGNRSPH, from the coding sequence ATGGCCGCACACGAGCAGACGCCGGTCGAGAACCACCGCACGCCGGTGACGCCACATCAGAAGACCGCCGACACCAGGCGGGTGGAGCTGCTGTCGGCCCGCGAGGTGCCACTCGGCGGCCCGCGGGCGATGACCGTACGGCGCACCCTTCCCCAGCGGGAACGGGGCCTGATCGGTGCGTGGTGCTTCGCCGACCACTACGGGCGCGACGACGTCACCGCCACCGGCGGAATGGATGTCGCGCCGCATCCGCACATCGGCCTGCAGACGGCGAGTTGGCTGTTCAACGGCGAGATCGAGCATCGCGACAGCCTCGGCACGCACGCCATGGTGCGACCCGGCGAGCTGAACCTGATGACCGCCGGGCGCGGCATCAGCCACTCCGAGGTGTCCACCCCGGACGCCACCGTCCTGCGCGGTATCCAGCTCTGGATCGCGCTCCCGGACGCGCACCGCGACGTCGCGCCCGCCTTCCGGTACCACGCCCCCGCCACCATCGCCCTGGACGGAGGGGAGGCCAGGGTCTTCCTCGGCACGCTGGCCGGAGACACCTCCCCGGTCCCCACGTACTCCCCGCTGCTCGGCGCGGAACTCGTGCTCGAACCGGGCGCGCACGTCACCCTCGCGGTGGACCCGGCCTTCGAACACGGGGTCCTGGTCGACGAAGGGGCCGTCCGGGTCGAGGACACCCTCGTACCGCACGCGGAGCTCGGCTACCTGGCCCCGGGCGGAGACACGATCACCCTCACCAACGACGCGAGCGGCCCGACGCGGCTTCTGCTGCTGGGCGGTACACCGTTCGGCGAAGAGATCGTGATGTGGTGGAACTTCATCGGCCGGAGCCACGAGGACATCGTCGCGGCCCGGGCGGACTGGGAGGCCGGCGCGGAACGCTTCGGCACGGTGTCCGGCTACCCCGGAAACCGCCTGCCGGCCCCCGAACTGCCCAACAGCAGGCTGAAGGCACGCGGCAACCGCTCGCCGCACTGA
- a CDS encoding HpcH/HpaI aldolase/citrate lyase family protein — protein MSALKGPTLLFCPADRPDRYAKAAARADSIVLDLEDAVAPADKDGARQSVVRALLELDPAHTFVRINALDTPWGKDDLAALPAHTMVMLPKAGSAADVRACAPRAVLALCETAAGVLAAESLARTDNCAGLMWGGEDLIADLGGRSSRGPGGGYRGVVLHTRTQVLLAATAAHKYAVDAVHLDISDLEGLAVEAEDAVAVGFRAKACIHPSHVAPIRAAFAPTEAESRWAREVLAAAEIRGAVFRHGGRMVDAPVLAHARSVLAALESADDEPPSVAGNHTAHHTRK, from the coding sequence ATGAGTGCGCTCAAGGGCCCCACCCTGCTGTTCTGCCCCGCTGACCGGCCGGATCGGTACGCCAAGGCCGCCGCCCGCGCCGACAGCATCGTCCTCGACCTCGAGGACGCCGTGGCCCCTGCGGACAAGGACGGCGCCCGCCAGTCCGTCGTGCGAGCCCTCCTCGAGCTCGACCCGGCACACACCTTCGTACGCATCAACGCCCTCGACACACCATGGGGCAAGGACGACCTGGCGGCGCTGCCCGCACACACCATGGTCATGCTCCCCAAAGCCGGCTCCGCGGCCGACGTGCGCGCCTGCGCACCGCGCGCCGTCCTCGCCCTGTGCGAGACCGCGGCCGGGGTGCTGGCCGCCGAGTCCCTCGCCCGCACCGACAACTGTGCCGGCCTCATGTGGGGCGGGGAAGACCTGATCGCGGACCTGGGCGGCCGCTCCAGCCGCGGCCCGGGCGGCGGCTACCGCGGTGTCGTCCTCCATACGCGGACACAGGTCCTCCTCGCCGCAACCGCCGCCCACAAGTACGCCGTTGACGCCGTCCACCTCGACATCTCCGACCTCGAAGGCCTGGCGGTCGAGGCGGAGGACGCCGTGGCCGTCGGCTTCCGCGCCAAGGCCTGCATCCACCCCAGTCATGTGGCCCCCATCCGCGCCGCGTTCGCGCCCACCGAGGCCGAGAGCCGATGGGCCCGCGAGGTCCTCGCGGCGGCCGAGATCCGTGGCGCCGTCTTCCGGCACGGGGGCCGCATGGTCGACGCCCCCGTCCTGGCCCACGCGCGCTCGGTGCTCGCCGCACTTGAGTCGGCCGACGACGAACCGCCCTCCGTCGCCGGCAACCACACGGCTCACCACACGAGGAAGTGA
- a CDS encoding carboxymuconolactone decarboxylase family protein has translation MSSTAATTTGTQDRRRVFIDKQSPDAYRAFRHAAETVRAEAAAAGLEPALLELINVRVSQINGCAFCLNTHTRAALHAGESPLRLGVLPGWRDTEVFTDRERAALGLAEAVTHPDDAAAQESAYAAAREVFDDAEISAAIWASISINAFNRVSILSKHPVRRAAMPNPAVQ, from the coding sequence GTGAGCAGCACAGCAGCGACCACCACGGGCACGCAGGACCGGCGCCGGGTCTTCATCGACAAGCAGTCACCGGACGCGTACCGGGCCTTCCGGCACGCCGCCGAGACGGTTCGCGCCGAGGCCGCCGCGGCCGGCCTGGAGCCCGCCCTGCTGGAGTTGATCAACGTACGCGTGTCCCAGATCAACGGGTGCGCCTTCTGCCTCAACACGCACACCCGTGCCGCCCTGCACGCCGGTGAATCACCGCTGCGCCTGGGGGTGCTGCCGGGATGGCGGGACACCGAGGTGTTCACCGACCGGGAGCGGGCGGCGCTCGGCCTGGCCGAGGCGGTCACGCACCCGGATGACGCCGCCGCTCAGGAGTCGGCGTACGCCGCGGCCCGGGAGGTGTTCGACGACGCCGAGATCTCCGCCGCGATCTGGGCGTCGATCTCCATCAACGCCTTCAACCGGGTCTCCATCCTCAGCAAGCACCCCGTGCGCCGGGCCGCCATGCCGAACCCGGCGGTCCAGTGA
- a CDS encoding CaiB/BaiF CoA transferase family protein, which produces MTTPVTTPVTAPDARTPGALAGLKVLDLSRVLAGPLCTQMLADHGATVVKVESPAGDDTRRWGPPFLTEDTSAYYANVNRGKKNIVVDLATDQGRTILGTLLADADVVVENFKAGTLAAWGYSDNVIRERWPALIHCRITGFGTDGPLGALPGYDAVLQAYGGLMSINGEREGPPLRIGVPVVDQVTGILAFSGILLALHERQRSGRGQLVDSTLLDTVISLLHPHSASWLADGRVPSRTGSAHPTIAPYENFATLDGLFFISAGNDRQFAALADVLGEPTLAVDPRFATNPDRVRNVAELRAILTDRIARRRRAELSERLLARGVPASPVHDIAEAMTAPQVRHRELVVEQDGYRGVGVPIKLSRTPGHAAAPPSPAGGDTREVLAAAGCTAEQIAEALESGAVAAREDGPTCRGGTPSGSA; this is translated from the coding sequence ATGACCACACCTGTGACGACACCTGTCACCGCACCTGATGCCCGTACGCCCGGCGCACTGGCAGGACTCAAGGTCCTCGACCTCTCCCGGGTCCTCGCAGGGCCACTGTGCACCCAGATGCTCGCCGACCACGGCGCCACCGTCGTGAAGGTGGAATCCCCGGCCGGCGACGACACCCGCCGCTGGGGACCACCGTTCCTCACCGAGGACACCAGCGCCTACTACGCGAACGTCAACCGTGGCAAGAAGAACATCGTCGTCGACCTGGCCACCGACCAGGGCCGCACCATCCTGGGTACCCTCCTGGCCGACGCCGACGTGGTGGTAGAGAACTTCAAGGCGGGCACTCTCGCGGCCTGGGGCTACTCCGACAACGTGATCCGCGAACGCTGGCCCGCCCTGATCCACTGCCGCATCACCGGCTTCGGCACCGACGGCCCCCTCGGCGCGCTGCCCGGCTACGACGCTGTACTCCAGGCGTACGGCGGCCTGATGAGCATCAACGGGGAACGGGAGGGACCACCACTGCGCATCGGCGTCCCGGTCGTCGACCAGGTCACCGGCATCCTCGCCTTCTCCGGAATCCTGCTCGCCCTCCACGAACGGCAACGCTCGGGCCGCGGCCAACTCGTCGACAGCACCCTCCTCGACACCGTCATCAGCCTCCTCCACCCCCACTCGGCATCCTGGCTGGCCGACGGCCGGGTCCCGTCCCGCACCGGATCTGCGCACCCCACCATCGCCCCCTACGAGAACTTCGCCACACTCGACGGACTGTTCTTCATCAGCGCGGGCAACGACCGTCAATTCGCCGCACTCGCCGACGTGTTGGGGGAACCTACCCTCGCCGTCGACCCCCGCTTCGCGACCAATCCGGACCGGGTCCGCAACGTGGCGGAGCTCCGCGCAATCCTCACCGACCGCATCGCGCGCCGCCGTCGGGCGGAACTCTCGGAACGCCTCCTCGCCCGAGGCGTACCGGCGTCCCCGGTGCACGACATCGCCGAGGCCATGACGGCGCCCCAGGTACGCCACCGCGAACTCGTCGTCGAACAGGACGGCTACCGCGGCGTCGGCGTCCCCATCAAACTGAGCCGCACCCCTGGCCACGCGGCAGCTCCGCCGAGCCCAGCGGGCGGTGACACCAGGGAGGTGCTTGCGGCGGCCGGTTGCACGGCGGAGCAAATCGCGGAGGCGTTGGAGAGCGGTGCGGTGGCGGCTCGGGAGGATGGGCCGACATGCCGCGGAGGGACACCGAGCGGCTCGGCGTAG
- a CDS encoding IclR family transcriptional regulator: protein MAETVAKAHRTVSRVTDILEIVAQRDGARMHELSTALDAPKSSVFGLVKGLVSTGYLVEEHGVYSLGPALANLLSQPSLDVAGAAQPSLDALREQFQETAMLGVAVGDSVVYLASAESQQLIRYSAPIRVRRPLYPPSAGKVILAYRTAAQREAYLRDALLDSGTYRAALDELAAVRTGGVAFNRGETLPDVSAAARPIVVQGAVRGVISVAGPTQRIAEHLPAIADALTGAVAAAAARLGDR, encoded by the coding sequence GTGGCCGAGACCGTCGCCAAGGCGCACCGGACCGTCAGCCGGGTGACCGACATCCTCGAGATCGTCGCGCAGCGGGACGGCGCCCGCATGCACGAACTCTCCACCGCCCTCGACGCCCCGAAGTCCTCGGTCTTCGGTCTGGTCAAGGGGCTGGTGTCGACGGGGTATCTGGTCGAGGAGCACGGCGTCTACTCACTCGGGCCCGCGCTCGCGAATCTGCTGTCGCAGCCGTCCCTGGACGTGGCCGGGGCCGCGCAGCCCAGCCTCGACGCGCTGCGCGAGCAGTTCCAGGAGACGGCGATGCTCGGCGTGGCGGTTGGGGACTCCGTCGTGTACCTGGCCTCCGCCGAATCGCAGCAGTTGATCCGGTACTCGGCGCCCATCCGTGTCCGCCGCCCGCTGTATCCGCCGAGCGCGGGCAAGGTCATCCTGGCGTACCGGACCGCGGCGCAGCGCGAGGCCTACCTGCGCGATGCGCTTCTGGATTCGGGCACCTACCGGGCCGCGCTCGACGAGCTCGCCGCCGTGCGCACCGGTGGCGTGGCGTTCAACAGGGGCGAGACGCTCCCCGACGTCAGCGCGGCGGCCCGTCCGATCGTCGTGCAGGGTGCGGTGCGCGGCGTCATCTCGGTCGCCGGCCCCACCCAGCGCATCGCGGAGCATCTCCCCGCCATCGCGGACGCGCTCACCGGTGCGGTGGCCGCGGCGGCGGCGCGGCTGGGCGACCGGTAG